GAGGAAACCGACATGGCCGAGCCACCGGAGATCCGGAGCATCACCCTCGACGCCGCAGGTGTCCCGCTGTCCGCCCTGCTCGCCGAACCCGCCGGCCCGCCCCGCGCCCTGGTGGTGGCCATCCACGGCGCCGGCATGAGCGCCGGCTACTTCGACAGCCGCTCCAGCCCCGGCCTCTCCCTGCTCGCACTGGGCGCCCGCCTCGGCTACGCCGTGCTCGCCGTGGACCGGCCCGGATACGGGGCCTCCGCCCCGTACCTCCCCGAGGGACAGACCCTCGACCAGCAGGCGGCGACCCTCCACGCCGCGCTCGGCGACTTCGCGGTGACCTCTTGCACCGGTGCCGAGGTCTTCCTGGTGGCCCACTCCAACGGGGGCAAGCTCGCTCTGGTCACCGCTGCCGGGTGGCCCGCCGCGCACCCCCCGGGCGAGGCGGCCTGCCGCCTCGTGGGCCTGGACATCTCCGGACTCGGCAGCACCTTGGCCGTGGACGCGCACCGGCTGCCGGGGCCGGAGGGGCACGGGGACTGGCGCCGGCACTGGGGCTCCTTGCGGTTCTACCCGCCGGACGCGTTCCGCCTCAGCCGCGCACTGGTGTCGCCGGTGCCCGGACTGGAGGCGAGCGAGGGCCCCTTGTGGCCCCTGCTGTATCCGGGCATCGCCGCCCGGGTCACCGTCCCCGTCCGCTTCACCTTCGCCGAGCAGGAACAGTGGTGGCGATGCGACGCGGAGGCCCTGGCGGCGCTCACGGCACCCCTGGCCGCCGCCCGGGTGACGGTGGACCACCAGCCGGACGCCGGGCACAACATCAGCCTCGGCTGGGCGGCCCGTACCTACCACCTCAGGGCCCTGGGCTTCCTGGAGGAGTGCCTCCTGGCCCGTGACGCGGCACCGGCCCGCGGACCGTCGGCCGGCCGCCCGGTGCCGGCCGCGCGAGGCCGGGCCGCGCACGTGGCGTGACCGGCCGTCAGGAGAGCGGGTCGCGCAGCCGGTTGTGCAGCACATACGCCTTGCCGCCGAGACCGCGCACCCCGCCGAGCCCCTGCAGCGCGGCGAACGCCCGGTCGGCCAGTTCGCTCTCCAGGAAGGCCCGGTGGGCGTCCAACGAGGTCCACTCGGCGTAGTTGAGGACGTGCACCCCGTCGTTGCTCAGATGGAAGTGCATCGCCTTCAGCCCCGGGAACGGCTCGCCCAGCGGCCCGTCGAGCAGGGCGTCCACCGCCCGCCGCTGGCGCTCCGGACCGTCCACGTCGAAGACCGGGGTGACGACACAGACGGCGTCGCCCGCTCCGCCCGAGGTGTTGCTCCGGTAGCGGTGGAAGACCTGCGGACGCAGCCGGCCGGCGTCCGCCTCCGTCTCCAGACCGGGGACCGGCAGCGGCGGACGAGCCCTGAGAAACGCGTCGGCCGACGCGTCGTCCGCCCACTGCGACACGGTCATCACATGCTCGCCGTCGACACTTTCGAAACAGCTCAGTGAGCGGAATCCGGCGGGCGGATCGAGGGCCGACCACTGAGCCATGACGCTTTCCACGGCTATTTTCTGACGGTCCCGGTCCCCGACGAACCGGCGGCTCACAAGCACGCATTCCGCGTCCGGCCTGTCCATACGAGGCAACGGGACGCTGCTGGTCATCACGGTGAATCTCCCGTAGTCGTCGACTGCTGAGCGTTCGGCAATTCTAATGTCGGGGCCGAACAGCCCATTCCGGCAAGGCTTTTCAGAGATATGACGTGATTTGACAAAGCTCTGTACCTGAAGCCATTGAGCCCGGCAGCCGCTCTCCTCGATCCTGGACGCGTCAGTGCTTTCGGCACGCGAGGGAGGAAAATGGATACGTCCGTCATTGTCGTCGGTGCCGGCCCCGCGGGCCTGATGCTGGCCGGGGAGCTCCGCCTGGCGGGCGCCGACGTCGTCCTCGTGGACCGTCTCGACGGCCTGACCGGCGAATCGCGCGGCATGGGTTTCACCGCCCGCACGATGGAGATGTTCCGCCAGCGCGGTCTGCTCCACCACTTCGGTGACGTGATCACCCCCATCGCCGGCCATTTCGGCAGCCTTCCCCTGGACTTCACTCCCGAGAACGGCGCACACGCCGGCGTCTCGGGCATCCCGCAGCGATTCACCGAGCAGGTCCTCCACGACTGGGTCACGAGCCTCGGCGTCACCGTGGCGTACGGCCGCGAGCTGACGGCCCTCACCGACGACGGCGACGCCGTCGAGGCGGAGATCACCGGCCCGCACGGCACCGAACGCGTCCGCGCCGCCTACCTGGTGGGATGCGACGGCGGGCGTTCCACCGTGCGCCGACTCGGCGGATTCGGCTTCCCCGGCCACGACGCCACCGTGGAACTGCTCCTCGCGGACATCAGCGGACCGGCCGTCGCCCCCCGTTTCACCGGCGAGCGGTCAACCGCCGGCATCGTGCTCGCCGCCCCCCTCGGCCCCGACGTCACCCGCATCGTCATCCGCCTCCACGGCACCCGCCCCCGGCAGCGCACCGGCCCCGTGGAATTCGCCGAAGTCGCCACCGCCTGGGAGAAGCTGACCGGCGAGGACATCGGCGACGCCACCCCGCACTGGGTCAGCTCCTTCACCGACGCCGCCCGCCTCGTCGACACCTACCGCCGCGGACGCGTCCTCCTGGCGGGCGACGCCGCCCACATCCACCTCCCCGCCGGCGGACAGGGCATGAACGTCTCCCTCCAGGACAGCTTCAACCTGGGCTGGAAGCTGGGCTCCGTCGTCACGGGCCGTGCGCCCGCGTCCCTGCTCGACACCTACCACGAGGAACGCCACCCGGTCGGCCGGACCCTCATCACCAACACCCTCGCCCAGGGCACACTCTTCTTCGGCGGCTCCGAGACCCAGCCGCTGCGCGACGTGGTCGGCCGCCTCATCGGCTTCGACGAGCCCAACCGCTTCCTCATCGGACAGGCCAGCGGCCTCGACATCCGCTACGACGTCGGCACCGGCACCCACCCGGCCCTCGGCCTGTGCGTCCCCGCCCTCGACGTCGTCACCGCACAGGCCCCCACCTCCGCCACCCCGGTCCACGAACTGCTCGGACCCGCCCGCGGCGTCCTCCTCGACCTCGCCGACGACCCCGGACCGCGCGCCCTCGCCGCACCCTGGGACGACCGCGTCGACGTGGTCACCGGCACCCTCCAGAACCTGCCCCCCGCCCACCCGTTCGCCGGGACCGACGCGGTGCTGCTGCGACCCGACGGCCATGTCGTGTGGACCTCCCCCGGCACCGACGACGGGCTGGAGACCGCGCTGAACCGTTGGTTCGGCACCCCCCATCGCCGACGCGGCTGAACCGCGCCGCACCGCTCCCGACCGACGGAGAGACCCTTGCGTGTTGTCTTCACGATGCTGCCGGTGACGGCGCATCTCTTCCCGTTGACGCCACTCGCCTGGGCCCTGCAGAGCCAGGGCCACGAGGTGCGGGTGGTCACCCACGCGCACCCGGAGACCGTCGACGCCATCACCGCCGCGGGCCTGACGGCCGTACCGCTGCGCGAAGAGATCGACATCGGTGCCGCCGTCGCCGCGACGGCCGACGACGAGCGGCTGGAGCGCATCGCCCGCACCCTCGGCGTCGACCCCGGGGACACCAATCGCTGGCAGATGGTCCGGCACTACCTGCCGGCCCTGTACGCGATGTACACCGCGGCCGGGGAACGCGCCCCGGACGCCGACGGACCACCGTCGGCCGTGGACGAACTCACCGGGTTCCTGCGGAACTGGCGGCCGGACCTGGTGCTCTGGGACCCGCTGTTCACACCGTCCCCCGTCGCCGCCCGTGCCGCCGGAGTCCCCCACGCCCGGTTCCTGTGGGGACTGGACCAGTTCGGCTGGGTCCGCGGACAGTACGTCGAGGCGCTCCGGCGCACCAGCCCGCCCGGCCGCGACCTCATGGCGGAGATGATCCGACCCCTCCTCGAACGCTACGGCGACACCTTCGACGAGGAGGTCCTCCTCGGCCAGTGGAGCGTGGACCCCACACCCCCGGGCATGCAGCTCCCGGTCCAGGGCGTCACCGTGCCCGTGCGCTGGGTCCCCTACACCGGTGCCGCGCCCCTGCCCGACTGGCTCCGCGAACGCCCCGCCCGGCCCCGCGTCGCCGTGACCCTCGGCACCAGCGCCCGCGCCCTGTTCGCCGGCAACGAGGAGTTCACCGCACGACTGCTCGCCCTCGCGGACGGCCTCGACATGGAGTTCGTCGCCACCCTCACCGCCGAGCAGCTCGCCGGAGTGGGAGACCTGCCCGACAACGTCCGCGCCGTCGACTACGTCCCCCTCACTCAGCTCCTGCCGACCTGCGCGGCGGTCATCCACCACGGCGGCGGCGGCACGATCTCCGCCGCCGTCGCCGCAGGACTGCCCCAGCTGATACTTCCGCTCGAAGGCTCCGAGTACGTCGACATGGCGCGGTACGTCGAGGACCGCAAGGCGGGGCTCGTCGTCGAGGCCGGCCAGGCCACCGTCGAGGCCATGCGGGCCCGGCTGCACCGCGTGCTCACCGAACCGGCCTTCCGCGGCGGAGCCGCCGCGCTCCGGGCCGACATCGCGGCGCAACCGGCCCCCGCCGACATCGTCCCGCAGCTGGAGGCCCTGATCGCCGCACACCGTGGCACCTCCGCCCCGCACGACCCGAAGGATGCCTCATGAGCACCGCACCCGCCCCCCGCGCCGGGCGGCGCGAGTGGATCGGCCTCGTTGCCCTCGCACTCCCCACCGTGCTGCTGTCCATGGACCTCACGGTGCTGCATCTCGCCGTACCCATGATCAGCGCGGACCTCGACCCCAGCGCCGCCCAGCTGCTGTGGATCACCGACATCTACGGCTTCACCCTGGCCGGGTTCCTGATCTGCATGGGCACCCTCGGCGACCGCGTGGGCCGCCGCAGGCTGCTGCTGATCGGAGGCGTCGCCTTCGGCGCGGCCTCGGTGCTCGCGGCCCTGTCCACCAGCGCCACGATGCTCATCGTCACCCGCGCCCTGCTCGGCATCGCCGCCTCCACCCTGATGCCGTCCACCCTGTCGCTGATCCGCAACATGTTCCTCGACGCCAGACAGCGGTCGGTCGCCATCGGCGTGTGGATGACCAGTTTCATGGTCGGCGCCCTCGCTGGCCCGCTGGTCGGCGGTGCGCTGCTCGGCTCCTTCTGGTGGGGCTCGGTCTTCCTGCTCGCCGTCCCCGTGATGGTGCTGCTGCTGATCGTCGGCCCCCTGGTCCTGCCCGAGTACCGCAACGAGGACGCCGGCCGGCTCGACCTGCCCAGCGCCCTGCTGTCGCTGCTCGCCGTGCTCAGCGTCGTCTACGGAGCGAAGAAGACCGCCACGGACGGCCTCGGGCCGGTGCCGCTCGCCTTCCTGCTGGCCGGACTTGCCCTCGGCACGGTCTTCGTCCGCCGGCAGCGCGCCCTGAGCACGCCCTTCCTGGACCTGAACCTCTTCAGGAGCCGGTCCTTCAACACGGCACTGACCGCGATGACGCTCAGCACGCTCATGATGATGGGCATCAACCTGCTGGTCGCCCAGTACCTCCAACTGGTCGCCGATCTCCCGCCGTTCAAGGCGGGACTGTGGATGATGCCGATGACCGTGATGGCGATGATCGCCGTCATGATCTCCACGACCCTGGTCCGGACCGTGCGCCCCGCCGTCATCATCGCCGCCGGCCTGGCCGTCTCCGCCGTCGGCTTCTTCATGCTCACCCGGCTCGACAGCTCCTCGGGCGTCGGCATGATCGTGACCGCCTCGGTCGTCTTCGCCGCGGGCCTCAGCCCGGCCGGCGTGCTGAGCACCGACATCCTGGTCGGCTCCGCGCCGCCGGAACGGGCCGGCGAGGCGTCCGCGATCCAGGAGACCAGCACCGAGTTCGGCGGGGCCCTGGGCCTCGCCCTCCTCGGCAGCGTCTTCAACGCCGCCTACCAGACCGAGATCGGCGACAGGGCACCGTCCGCCGCACCCGACGCCGCGGTCGGCGACACCCTCGGCGGCACCCTGGCGGCGGTCGAGCAGTACGGCGAGACCGCCTGGACCGGCCCGCTGGTCGACGCCGCCCGGCAGTCCTTCACCGACGCCTTCCACGTCACCGCGCTCGTCTGTGTGGCGATCGCCCTGGTGACCGCTGCCCTGGTGGCCGTGTTCCTGCGCCAGGCACCCGCGACCGGCGACGTGCCCTCCGGCGACGGGGAGGAGTCCGGCACCCCCACTGCCCGCGAGGCCGCGGTCGGCCCCGGGGCCGGCTGACACAGGGCACAGGGCACAGGGCACCGGGCATCGTGAAGCGGAGTGCGGGATTCCCGGGTTTGCCCCTTTCTGTCGTACAACCTTCCGGCGTACCGAGTCGTCTCTACCGGCATCAGGGACGTCGAGTGACGGACACACAGGGGGACATGATGCGGCGATTCGGAGCGGCTGCGGCGGTGCTCGTGCTGGCGGGGGCCACGGTGGGGATGGCGGCGGGTACCGCGGGGGCCGCGGGGGAGGCCTCCAAGGCGGCTGCCGCCTGTGCGACCGGGTGGGGGAGTGGGGCCAAGGGAGGTGCCGCTCAGGGAGCCGAGCATCTGGTGGACATCCGGGCCGGGCGGCACGAGTGCTATGACCGGATGGTGTTCGACGTGCCCGGCGGGGGCGGCGCGGTCGGGTACTACGTGCAGTACGTGGACCGCTTCCAGGCGGACCCCTCGGGTGAGTACATCCCGGTGGCCGGCGGGGCGATCCTCGACATCCGGATCGGCGCGTGGAGCTATGACCTGGAGGCCGGGGAGCCGACGTACCCCGGTGAGTACGGGGAGGCCCTGCCCGGGGTGAACCTCGGTGGGTACAGCACCTTCCGGGACGCCAAGTTCGGCGGCACCTTCGAGGGGCAGAGCCAGGTCGGTCTGGGGGTCCGGGCCCGGCTGCCGTTCCGGGTGATCCAGCTGCCGGACCGTGTCGTGGTGGATGTGGCCCACACCTGGTGAGCCCGGCCGGGACCGGTCAGCGCAGACGCCGGCCGAGTTCCAGGTCGTCCGGGTCGAGGGAGCGGTCCTCCTCGATCTCCCAGAGGGCGTTCTGCAGGAGGCGGGCGAGGGTCCAGGCCCTCGCCCGTTCGCGGTCCAGGTCCAGGACCTCCGTCATCGCGTCGAAGCGCCAGGGGACGTCGGCCGGGTCGAAGCGGTTGTTGAGGGCGGGCCAGAGGTCGAAGCCGGGGTCGCCGGCCAGCGGTTTGGGGTCGATGGCCAGCCAGGGGGCGCGGTCGGCGGCCAGGACGTTGTCGAAGTGCAGGTCCCAGTGGAGGAGCCGGTCGCCGGGCTCGGTGACGACTTCGCGGAGCGCCGCCGCGCAGTCCGCGATCAGACGGCGGTCGGCCGGGTCGGCGATGTCGGCCAGGACCGCCGGGGTGCGGTCCAGCATGTCCGCCGCGATGTCCGACAGGCGGCGTACGGTCGGCGGGGCCGGGGTGGCGGTCAGGTGGGCCAGGAGGCGGGCGATGACCTCGATGGCCTGGTGGGTGTCGGGCTCGTGGGACAGCATGCGGGCCGGGTCGAGGCGTTCGAGCAGCATCGTGCCCGTGCCGGGGTCGTGGTCCAGGAGTCGTACGGCCCCGTCGCCGTCCCAGACGCGCAGCGCGACCGGCTCGCCCTCGCTCTCGTCGTCCAGGATCTGGAGCTTGAGGACGGCCGGGGTGCCGTCGCTGATGCCGACCACCGGCACCACCAGGGCGCACATGCCGTGCATGGGGCTGCCGTCGAGGCGCAGGTCCCAGCGGTCCAGGAAGTCGGCGGTCAGGCGGGGGAGGTCCGCGATGAATCGCCGCCCCGCCTCCCCGTTGATCTCCTCCTGAGTCTCGGCCAGTTCCTCCGGAACATCGATCGGAATATTGATCACGCCGTCGACCCTACGCGCGCCCCCGCCCGTATTCCTTTGGATTTCCGGCCCCGAGACGCCCGTACGCCACGGAATCCGTAGGAGACAGGGCTGTCGGGAAGGGTTAGCGTCCGGGCATGAGCAGTTCGCGGAGCAGCACCCCGGGCGCGACCGCCGGTACGGCCGGCACCGTCAACGGCGGGGTCTCCTTCTGGTACGCGCAGGCCGGGCTTCCCGTTCCGAGGGAGCCGCTGGCCGGGGACGCGGCGGTCGACGTGGTGATCGTGGGGGGCGGGTACACCGGGTTGTGGACCGCCTACTACCTGAAGAAGGCCGACCCCTCCCTCCGGATCACCGTGCTGGAGCAGAAGTTCTGCGGGTACGGGGCCTCGGGGCGCAACGGCGGCTGGCTCTACAACGGGATCGCCGGGCGGGACCGGTACGCGCGGCTGCACGGGCGGGAGGCCGCCGTGCGCTTGCAGCGGGCCATGAACGAGACCGTCGACGAGGTCGTGCGGGTGGCGGGGGAGGAGGGCGTCGACGCCGACATCCATCGGGGCGGGGTGCTCGAAGTCGCCCGCACACCGGCGCAGTTGGGGCGGCTGAAGGCCTTTCACGAGCATGAGGCCGCCTTCGGGGAGGACGACCGTGAGCTGTACGGCGCCCGGGAGACCGCCGGGCGGATCAGGGTCGCGGACGCCGTGGGGTCGACGTGGACGCCGCACGGGGCGCGGCTGAACCCGGTGAAGCTGGTGACCGGGCTGGCGGCCCTGGTCGAGGGACTCGGGGTGACCGTTCACGAGCTGACGCCGGTCACCGAGATCCGGCCGGGGCACGCGGTCACGCCGTACGGGACCGTCCGGGCGCCCTATGTGCTGCGCTGCACGGAGGGGTTCACGGCCGCCCTCAGGGGGCAGCGGCGGACCTGGCTGCCGATGAACTCCTCGATGATCGCCACCGAGCCGCTGACCGCCGAGCAGTGGGCGGAGATCGGCTGGGAGGGGCGCGAGACGCTCGGCGACATGGCGCACGCCTATATGTACGCCCAGCGCACCGCCGACGACCGGATCGCGCTCGGCGGGCGCGGGGTGCCGTACCGCTTCGGGTCGCGGACGGACAACGACGGGCGGACGCAGCCGGCGACGATCGAGGCGCTGTACGAGATCCTCGTGCGGTTCTTCCCCTCGCTGGCGGGGGTGAGCGTCGCGCACGCCTGGTCCGGGGTGCTCGGGGTGCCCCGCGACTGGTGCGCCACGGTCACCCTCGACCGGGCCACGGGGCTCGGCTGGGCCGGTGGTTACGTCGGCTCCGGTGTGGCCACCACCAACCTCGCCGCCCGCACGCTCCGCGACCTGGTCCGGCGGGACTCGGGGCAGGGCGGGGCCACGGAGCTGACCTCGCTGCCGTGGGTGAACCACCGGGTGCGCAAGTGGGAGCCGGAGCCGTTCCGTTGGGTGGGCGTGCAGGGGATGTACGCGACGTACCGCACCGCCGACCGGCGCGAGGCCGCCTCGTCCAGCGGGGAGTCGTCGAGGCTGGCGCGGCTGGCGGACCGGGTGGCGGGGCGGTAGGCGCGCTCAGGCGGCGGTGCGTTGCGGCGCCCTCGCCGTGATCATCGTCGCGGCGGTCACGGACGCGAGGGCGAGGATGGCGGCGGCCCACCAGAGGGCGGTGGTGTAGCCGTGGACGACGCTCTCGCGGGCCGGGTGGGTCGCGAGGTAGGCCGTGGCGCTGGTGGTGGCGATGGTGTTGAGCAGGGCCGTGCCGAGGGAACCGCCCACCTGCTGGGCGGTGTTGAGGGCGGCGGAGGTGATGCCCGCGTCCTCGGGGGCGACCCCGGCGGTGGCGGTGGAGAAGACCGGCATGAAGGTCATGCCCATGCCGAGGCCCATCAGGATCAGTGCCGGGAGGACGGCGGTGGTGTACGCCGAGTCGACCGTGAGCCGGGTCAGGATCAGCATGCCGGTCGCGGCGAGCAGCGTGCCGGGGACCATGAGGCGCCGGGGCGGTACCCGCTGCATCAGCCGGGCCGAGATCTGGGTCGAGCCGGTGATGATCGCGGCGGTCAGGGGGAGGAAGGCCAGGCCCGTGCGCACGGGGGAGTAGGCGAGGACGACCTGGAAGTAGTAGGTCATGAACAGGAACATCCCGAACATGCCCACGGTCGCCAGGGAGATCGTCAGGAAGCAGCCCGCGCGGTCGCGGTCCTTGACGATGTGGAGGGGGAGCAGGGGGTGCGGGGCTCTGCGCTGCCAGAGGACGAAGCCGGTGAGCAGCGCGGTGCCCGCCGCGAGGAGGACCAGGACCCGGGTGTCCGTCCAGCCGCGCGGCTCGGCCTCGGCGAAGCCGTACACGAGGGCGGTCAGGCCGGCGGAGCCGAGGAGGGCGCCGGGGATGTCCAGGCGGGCGCCCGTGCGGGCCGGGTGGTCGGGGAGGAGGACGGCCGCGCCGACGAGGGCGGCGACGGCGATGGGGACGTTGACGTACAGGCACCAGCGCCAGTCCAGGTACTCGGTGAGCAGCCCGCCCGAGATCAGGCCGATCGCCGAACCGCTGCCCGCGATCGCCCCGTAGACGCCGAACGCCTTTCCGCGTTCCGCCGGGTCCGCGAAGGTGGTGGTGAGGAGGCTGAGCGCGGAGGGGGCGAGGACGGCGGCGAAGACGCCCTGGAGGGCGCGGGCCGCGAACAGCGTGCCGGACGAGGAGGCCGCGCCGCCCAGCGCGGAGGCCACGGCGAAGCCGGCCAGGCCGATGACGAAGGCGCGCCTGCGGCCGAGCAGGTCCGAGATCCGGCCGCCGAGGAGCAGCAGGCCGCCGAAGGCGAGGGTGTACGAGGTGATGACCCACTGCCGGTCGCCGTCGGACATCGCCAGGTCGCGCTGCGCGGACGGCAGGGCGATGTTCACGATCGTCGCGTCCAGGATCACCATCAGCTGGGCGAGCGCGATGACGACGAGCGCCCACCAGCGGCGGGGGTCGGGCGGTGTCCCGGTCTCCGTCGTCCGGGCGGTTCCGGGGCGCGTGGAGGGGGCGGTCACGGCTCCAGCACCACCTTGCCGGTGGTGCCCCGGTTCTCCAGGGCGCGGTGGGCGTCGGCGGCCCCGGCGAGCGGGAAGCGGTGGACGGCCGGGATGAGCCGGCCCGCGCCGGCCTCGGCGAGGGCGCGGAGCTCCAGGGTGCGGATGGGGTCGGGGCCGCCCGCCCGGCGGCGCATCTCCTCGCCGAGGACGGTCTCCGAGACACCCTCGACGAGATAGGGGCCGCCGTCCTTGATCCCCTCCGCCGACCAGCCGAAGACGATGTGCCTGCCGCCGGGGGCGAGGAGGGCGACGGACTCCCGGGCCACCTCCCCGCCGACGCCGTCGAAGACGACCGTGACCTTCCCCCGGTACGCCGCGACCTTCTCCGGCCAGGCCGGGTCGGTGTAGTCGACGGCGAGGTCGGCGCCGTTCGCCGCGACCCGGGCCGTCTTCGCGGGCCCGCCGGCGAGGCCGACGACGGTGGCGCCCGCGTTCCTGGCGTACTGCGTGAGGAGGGTGCCGAGGCCGCCGGCCGCCGCCGGGACCACGACCACGTCGCCCGGGCCGAGTTCGGCGAAGAGCAGGATCCCCATCGCCGTACGGCCCGTGCCGATCATCGCGACCGCTTCGGCGAAGTCGAGGTTCTCCGGGATCTCGTGCAGCCGTTCGACCTCGGTGACGGCAAGTTCGGCGTAGCCGCCGGGTACGAAGCCGAGGTGGGCGGTGACCCGCCTGCCCAGCCAGCGGTCCGGGACGCCCTCCCCGAGCGCCTCGACGACTCCGGCGACCTCGCGGCCGGGGATCGTGGGCAGCTCGGGCGTGGGCCCCGGGCCCGGGAGACCTTCGCGCAGGGCCGCGTCCAGCAGGTGTACGCCCGCGGCGGCGACGGCGATCCGCACCTGCCCGGGGCCGGGCGCGGGGTCCGCGACCTTCTCGTACGTCAGGTTCTCGGCCGGACCGAAGGTGTGCAGACGGATGGCGTGCATGGGAGCCCCCTGGGCGGACGGCGTGCGGTCGCCGGGTTTCTCCCGGCGTGCCCCAGCC
The Streptomyces griseiscabiei DNA segment above includes these coding regions:
- a CDS encoding MFS transporter, encoding MTAPSTRPGTARTTETGTPPDPRRWWALVVIALAQLMVILDATIVNIALPSAQRDLAMSDGDRQWVITSYTLAFGGLLLLGGRISDLLGRRRAFVIGLAGFAVASALGGAASSSGTLFAARALQGVFAAVLAPSALSLLTTTFADPAERGKAFGVYGAIAGSGSAIGLISGGLLTEYLDWRWCLYVNVPIAVAALVGAAVLLPDHPARTGARLDIPGALLGSAGLTALVYGFAEAEPRGWTDTRVLVLLAAGTALLTGFVLWQRRAPHPLLPLHIVKDRDRAGCFLTISLATVGMFGMFLFMTYYFQVVLAYSPVRTGLAFLPLTAAIITGSTQISARLMQRVPPRRLMVPGTLLAATGMLILTRLTVDSAYTTAVLPALILMGLGMGMTFMPVFSTATAGVAPEDAGITSAALNTAQQVGGSLGTALLNTIATTSATAYLATHPARESVVHGYTTALWWAAAILALASVTAATMITARAPQRTAA
- a CDS encoding alpha/beta hydrolase, with the translated sequence MAEPPEIRSITLDAAGVPLSALLAEPAGPPRALVVAIHGAGMSAGYFDSRSSPGLSLLALGARLGYAVLAVDRPGYGASAPYLPEGQTLDQQAATLHAALGDFAVTSCTGAEVFLVAHSNGGKLALVTAAGWPAAHPPGEAACRLVGLDISGLGSTLAVDAHRLPGPEGHGDWRRHWGSLRFYPPDAFRLSRALVSPVPGLEASEGPLWPLLYPGIAARVTVPVRFTFAEQEQWWRCDAEALAALTAPLAAARVTVDHQPDAGHNISLGWAARTYHLRALGFLEECLLARDAAPARGPSAGRPVPAARGRAAHVA
- a CDS encoding aminoglycoside phosphotransferase family protein, producing MINIPIDVPEELAETQEEINGEAGRRFIADLPRLTADFLDRWDLRLDGSPMHGMCALVVPVVGISDGTPAVLKLQILDDESEGEPVALRVWDGDGAVRLLDHDPGTGTMLLERLDPARMLSHEPDTHQAIEVIARLLAHLTATPAPPTVRRLSDIAADMLDRTPAVLADIADPADRRLIADCAAALREVVTEPGDRLLHWDLHFDNVLAADRAPWLAIDPKPLAGDPGFDLWPALNNRFDPADVPWRFDAMTEVLDLDRERARAWTLARLLQNALWEIEEDRSLDPDDLELGRRLR
- a CDS encoding NAD(P)/FAD-dependent oxidoreductase, with product MSSSRSSTPGATAGTAGTVNGGVSFWYAQAGLPVPREPLAGDAAVDVVIVGGGYTGLWTAYYLKKADPSLRITVLEQKFCGYGASGRNGGWLYNGIAGRDRYARLHGREAAVRLQRAMNETVDEVVRVAGEEGVDADIHRGGVLEVARTPAQLGRLKAFHEHEAAFGEDDRELYGARETAGRIRVADAVGSTWTPHGARLNPVKLVTGLAALVEGLGVTVHELTPVTEIRPGHAVTPYGTVRAPYVLRCTEGFTAALRGQRRTWLPMNSSMIATEPLTAEQWAEIGWEGRETLGDMAHAYMYAQRTADDRIALGGRGVPYRFGSRTDNDGRTQPATIEALYEILVRFFPSLAGVSVAHAWSGVLGVPRDWCATVTLDRATGLGWAGGYVGSGVATTNLAARTLRDLVRRDSGQGGATELTSLPWVNHRVRKWEPEPFRWVGVQGMYATYRTADRREAASSSGESSRLARLADRVAGR
- a CDS encoding FAD-dependent monooxygenase is translated as MDTSVIVVGAGPAGLMLAGELRLAGADVVLVDRLDGLTGESRGMGFTARTMEMFRQRGLLHHFGDVITPIAGHFGSLPLDFTPENGAHAGVSGIPQRFTEQVLHDWVTSLGVTVAYGRELTALTDDGDAVEAEITGPHGTERVRAAYLVGCDGGRSTVRRLGGFGFPGHDATVELLLADISGPAVAPRFTGERSTAGIVLAAPLGPDVTRIVIRLHGTRPRQRTGPVEFAEVATAWEKLTGEDIGDATPHWVSSFTDAARLVDTYRRGRVLLAGDAAHIHLPAGGQGMNVSLQDSFNLGWKLGSVVTGRAPASLLDTYHEERHPVGRTLITNTLAQGTLFFGGSETQPLRDVVGRLIGFDEPNRFLIGQASGLDIRYDVGTGTHPALGLCVPALDVVTAQAPTSATPVHELLGPARGVLLDLADDPGPRALAAPWDDRVDVVTGTLQNLPPAHPFAGTDAVLLRPDGHVVWTSPGTDDGLETALNRWFGTPHRRRG
- a CDS encoding AMIN-like domain-containing (lipo)protein, producing the protein MRRFGAAAAVLVLAGATVGMAAGTAGAAGEASKAAAACATGWGSGAKGGAAQGAEHLVDIRAGRHECYDRMVFDVPGGGGAVGYYVQYVDRFQADPSGEYIPVAGGAILDIRIGAWSYDLEAGEPTYPGEYGEALPGVNLGGYSTFRDAKFGGTFEGQSQVGLGVRARLPFRVIQLPDRVVVDVAHTW
- a CDS encoding antibiotic biosynthesis monooxygenase → MAQWSALDPPAGFRSLSCFESVDGEHVMTVSQWADDASADAFLRARPPLPVPGLETEADAGRLRPQVFHRYRSNTSGGAGDAVCVVTPVFDVDGPERQRRAVDALLDGPLGEPFPGLKAMHFHLSNDGVHVLNYAEWTSLDAHRAFLESELADRAFAALQGLGGVRGLGGKAYVLHNRLRDPLS
- a CDS encoding nucleotide disphospho-sugar-binding domain-containing protein: MRVVFTMLPVTAHLFPLTPLAWALQSQGHEVRVVTHAHPETVDAITAAGLTAVPLREEIDIGAAVAATADDERLERIARTLGVDPGDTNRWQMVRHYLPALYAMYTAAGERAPDADGPPSAVDELTGFLRNWRPDLVLWDPLFTPSPVAARAAGVPHARFLWGLDQFGWVRGQYVEALRRTSPPGRDLMAEMIRPLLERYGDTFDEEVLLGQWSVDPTPPGMQLPVQGVTVPVRWVPYTGAAPLPDWLRERPARPRVAVTLGTSARALFAGNEEFTARLLALADGLDMEFVATLTAEQLAGVGDLPDNVRAVDYVPLTQLLPTCAAVIHHGGGGTISAAVAAGLPQLILPLEGSEYVDMARYVEDRKAGLVVEAGQATVEAMRARLHRVLTEPAFRGGAAALRADIAAQPAPADIVPQLEALIAAHRGTSAPHDPKDAS
- a CDS encoding MFS transporter, giving the protein MSTAPAPRAGRREWIGLVALALPTVLLSMDLTVLHLAVPMISADLDPSAAQLLWITDIYGFTLAGFLICMGTLGDRVGRRRLLLIGGVAFGAASVLAALSTSATMLIVTRALLGIAASTLMPSTLSLIRNMFLDARQRSVAIGVWMTSFMVGALAGPLVGGALLGSFWWGSVFLLAVPVMVLLLIVGPLVLPEYRNEDAGRLDLPSALLSLLAVLSVVYGAKKTATDGLGPVPLAFLLAGLALGTVFVRRQRALSTPFLDLNLFRSRSFNTALTAMTLSTLMMMGINLLVAQYLQLVADLPPFKAGLWMMPMTVMAMIAVMISTTLVRTVRPAVIIAAGLAVSAVGFFMLTRLDSSSGVGMIVTASVVFAAGLSPAGVLSTDILVGSAPPERAGEASAIQETSTEFGGALGLALLGSVFNAAYQTEIGDRAPSAAPDAAVGDTLGGTLAAVEQYGETAWTGPLVDAARQSFTDAFHVTALVCVAIALVTAALVAVFLRQAPATGDVPSGDGEESGTPTAREAAVGPGAG